A portion of the Actomonas aquatica genome contains these proteins:
- a CDS encoding collagen-binding domain-containing protein → MNRLSFRSCFSAACLLVVGVWGTSALHAQVAVNNAVYAYDQAMRNYGLITFGDTTLSNYGDTWGPLAVGGNLTLNGSGSIAQKPELFGVTSDPTLYVAGQLNLTGDTQLHSGYASTPNLTGNWSYTSNQRRLQSPGNGRLYSANSSDPQAAFDPRTNPTPANWDFANLENGLVAISQTLAAATPTGSISLQGQTLNFNANGATSGVVVFNLDMNLFNGVLFDANGNGSWDQNQERVSQVKIDVPTDVTYVINVLNATDKTIFGGINFNSGTNNEQLLWNITPDSNGSLADSVSLGGGARFYGSILAPEINLSNSGNVAPEGQIVASSYTHNGAELHFKPFDSTVGFTPVPEPRTWGLITVALAGAMIWHQRRRQKRTA, encoded by the coding sequence ATGAACCGTCTTTCTTTCCGTTCCTGCTTTTCGGCTGCCTGCCTCCTCGTCGTTGGAGTCTGGGGCACCTCCGCGCTGCATGCGCAGGTGGCAGTGAACAACGCCGTCTACGCCTACGACCAGGCGATGCGGAACTACGGCCTCATCACCTTCGGCGATACCACTCTCTCGAACTACGGTGACACGTGGGGACCGCTCGCCGTCGGCGGCAACCTCACCCTCAACGGCTCCGGCTCCATCGCCCAAAAGCCCGAACTCTTCGGCGTAACCAGCGACCCGACCCTCTACGTCGCCGGCCAGCTCAACCTCACCGGCGACACCCAGCTGCACAGCGGTTACGCGTCCACGCCCAACCTCACCGGCAACTGGTCCTACACCTCCAACCAACGCCGCCTCCAATCTCCCGGCAACGGCCGCCTCTACTCGGCCAACAGCTCCGACCCGCAGGCCGCCTTCGACCCGCGCACCAATCCCACTCCCGCAAACTGGGACTTCGCCAATCTGGAGAACGGCCTCGTCGCCATCTCCCAGACCCTCGCCGCCGCCACGCCGACCGGCAGCATCTCGCTCCAAGGCCAGACGCTCAACTTCAACGCCAACGGTGCCACCAGCGGCGTGGTCGTGTTCAACCTGGACATGAACCTCTTCAATGGCGTGCTCTTCGACGCCAACGGCAACGGCTCGTGGGACCAAAACCAAGAGCGCGTCAGCCAGGTGAAGATCGATGTGCCCACCGACGTGACCTACGTGATCAACGTCCTCAACGCGACCGACAAAACCATCTTCGGCGGCATCAATTTCAACTCCGGCACCAACAACGAACAGCTGCTCTGGAACATCACGCCCGACTCCAACGGCAGCCTCGCCGACTCAGTGAGTTTGGGCGGTGGTGCCCGCTTCTACGGCTCCATCCTCGCCCCCGAGATCAATCTGAGCAACAGCGGCAATGTCGCGCCCGAGGGTCAAATCGTGGCCTCCAGCTACACCCACAACGGCGCCGAGCTGCACTTCAAGCCCTTCGATTCCACCGTCGGATTCACTCCGGTCCCCGAGCCGCGCACCTGGGGCCTCATCACCGTCGCCCTCGCCGGCGCCATGATCTGGCACCAACGCCGCCGCCAAAAGCGCACCGCTTAA
- a CDS encoding class I SAM-dependent rRNA methyltransferase, with product MSDLPFLQLKPNAKGRVLLGHPWVFGNELTELAGSEFDGEVLECRDRRGKRLGVGIYNSQSQIAWRRLDGGPAPLNERYLRHAAQAALTRREALGSRSTYRRLIWSEADGMPGVVVDQFGDTLVMQVQTLAFERWKDVLADILIELTGAREVIHRDDASIRRFEGLPHEVRTRSGRDWEPRWATIDGFDYWLDLMSGQKTGFYLDQREQHARVAAWVAELARRGGGKPRVLDAFCNQGAFALQAARAGAGEVLGLDSAGDAIAQARLNAERNDVADTCRFAEANVFDWFSANRSEKWDVIVLDPPPFAKSKKALDGAMRGYKELNLRALQSLNAGGLLATYTCSHHMQDAELRQVVAGAAADARRRVHIVEYCHQPADHPVLVTMPESEYLRGYVLRVD from the coding sequence ATGTCGGACCTGCCTTTCCTCCAACTCAAACCCAACGCCAAGGGGCGTGTATTGCTCGGGCACCCGTGGGTGTTTGGCAACGAACTGACAGAGCTGGCGGGATCTGAATTTGATGGCGAAGTTCTCGAGTGTCGGGATCGACGCGGCAAACGCCTGGGCGTGGGCATTTACAACAGCCAGTCGCAGATCGCTTGGCGGCGCTTGGACGGCGGGCCGGCCCCGCTTAATGAACGTTACCTGCGCCATGCGGCCCAGGCTGCGCTGACCCGCCGAGAGGCGCTGGGCAGTCGTTCGACCTACCGCCGGCTCATTTGGTCGGAGGCCGATGGCATGCCGGGCGTGGTGGTCGACCAATTTGGCGACACGCTGGTGATGCAGGTGCAAACCCTGGCGTTCGAGCGCTGGAAGGACGTCTTGGCGGACATCCTGATCGAGCTCACCGGTGCCCGAGAGGTCATCCATCGCGACGATGCGTCCATTCGTCGATTTGAAGGATTGCCGCACGAAGTGCGCACCCGCTCGGGGCGGGACTGGGAGCCGCGGTGGGCGACGATTGATGGCTTTGATTATTGGTTGGATCTCATGTCTGGCCAGAAAACCGGCTTCTATCTGGATCAGCGGGAACAGCACGCGCGAGTGGCGGCGTGGGTGGCCGAGTTGGCGCGGCGCGGCGGCGGCAAGCCGCGGGTGCTGGATGCGTTTTGCAACCAGGGTGCCTTTGCGCTGCAGGCGGCGCGGGCCGGGGCAGGCGAAGTGCTCGGGCTCGACAGTGCCGGAGATGCCATCGCGCAGGCGCGGCTTAACGCCGAGCGTAATGACGTGGCGGATACCTGTCGGTTTGCCGAGGCGAATGTATTCGACTGGTTCAGTGCCAACCGGAGCGAGAAGTGGGACGTGATCGTGCTCGATCCCCCGCCGTTTGCGAAGTCGAAGAAGGCCTTGGACGGCGCGATGCGCGGCTACAAGGAGCTCAATTTGCGCGCGTTGCAGAGCCTGAATGCGGGCGGGCTGCTGGCGACCTACACCTGTTCGCACCACATGCAGGATGCGGAGCTGCGCCAGGTAGTGGCGGGCGCGGCGGCGGATGCGCGGCGACGGGTGCACATCGTGGAGTATTGCCACCAGCCGGCGGATCACCCGGTGCTGGTGACGATGCCGGAAAGCGAATACCTGCGCGGCTACGTGCTGCGGGTGGATTGA
- a CDS encoding peptide chain release factor 3, whose protein sequence is MTPAQEIARRRTFAIISHPDAGKTTLTEKFLLYGNAVHLAGSVTARKNQRATTSDWMALEKQRGISVSSTVLQFDYEGHAVNLLDTPGHKDFSEDTYRVLTAVDAALMVIDSAKGIEPQTRKLFEVCRRRGVPIFTFMNKCDRPTLDPLALLDELESVLGLEPVAVTWPLGNGPSFKGVYDIRQKHVHLFERTPGGAFRAPEKVSDLSDESLREVLDPDAYAAAVEQLEMLDGAGHQFDLAAVHAGQQTPVFFGSAVNNFGVELLLQGFLTDSIPPTPRRSVAMHSPGLPAPTEARELPVTHEKFSGFVFKIQANMDPKHRDRIAFLRVCTGKFQRDMVVTHQRTGKNVRLSSSHKLFGQERETVDEAWPGDVIGLVGHDAFGIGDTLTEDRTIAFDEIPRFAPEVFAWLTNPTPADAKKYRSGLEQLLLEGVMQSFEVRFSPPGATLLAAVGPLQFEVVQARLENEYNAKSRLAPAPFEHLRWIEPHPSLDSPETLLMPGGVHLGTDKFDHPVVLFPNDWTMDYFTEKNPDLKLHAQPIELATT, encoded by the coding sequence ATGACGCCCGCCCAGGAAATCGCTCGCCGCCGCACCTTTGCGATCATCTCGCACCCCGACGCCGGTAAAACCACCCTCACCGAGAAGTTTTTGCTCTACGGTAATGCCGTGCATTTGGCGGGTTCCGTCACGGCGCGCAAAAACCAGCGCGCGACCACCTCCGACTGGATGGCGCTCGAGAAACAACGCGGCATTTCCGTCTCCTCCACCGTCCTGCAGTTCGACTACGAGGGCCACGCCGTCAACCTGCTCGACACCCCTGGCCACAAAGACTTTTCCGAAGACACCTATCGCGTGCTCACCGCCGTCGATGCCGCCCTCATGGTCATCGACTCCGCCAAGGGCATCGAGCCGCAGACCCGCAAGCTCTTCGAGGTGTGCCGCCGCCGCGGCGTGCCCATCTTCACTTTCATGAACAAGTGCGATCGGCCGACCCTCGACCCGCTCGCCTTGCTCGACGAATTGGAGTCCGTCCTCGGCCTCGAACCCGTCGCCGTCACTTGGCCGCTCGGCAATGGCCCGTCCTTCAAGGGCGTTTACGACATCCGCCAGAAACACGTGCACCTCTTCGAACGCACGCCCGGCGGCGCTTTCCGCGCCCCTGAAAAAGTCTCCGACCTCAGCGATGAATCCCTCCGCGAGGTCCTCGATCCCGATGCCTACGCCGCTGCGGTGGAACAACTCGAGATGCTCGATGGCGCCGGTCACCAATTCGACCTCGCCGCCGTGCACGCCGGCCAGCAGACCCCCGTGTTCTTTGGTTCGGCCGTGAACAACTTCGGCGTCGAGCTGCTGCTGCAAGGCTTCCTCACCGACTCCATCCCGCCGACCCCGCGTCGCTCCGTTGCGATGCACTCGCCCGGTCTGCCGGCTCCCACCGAAGCCCGCGAGTTGCCCGTCACGCACGAGAAGTTCTCCGGCTTCGTCTTCAAGATTCAGGCCAACATGGACCCGAAGCACCGCGACCGTATCGCCTTCCTGCGCGTGTGCACCGGCAAGTTCCAGCGCGACATGGTCGTCACCCATCAACGCACCGGCAAAAACGTGCGCCTCTCCTCCTCGCACAAACTCTTCGGCCAAGAACGTGAGACCGTCGATGAAGCGTGGCCCGGCGATGTCATTGGCCTCGTCGGTCACGACGCTTTCGGTATCGGCGACACCCTCACCGAAGACCGCACCATCGCCTTCGACGAGATCCCGCGCTTCGCGCCCGAGGTGTTTGCCTGGCTCACCAACCCGACGCCCGCCGACGCCAAAAAATATCGCTCCGGCCTTGAGCAGCTCCTGCTCGAGGGCGTCATGCAGTCCTTCGAGGTGCGCTTCTCTCCGCCCGGCGCGACGCTGTTGGCCGCGGTCGGCCCGCTGCAGTTTGAGGTCGTGCAGGCGCGCTTGGAAAACGAATACAACGCCAAGTCCCGCCTCGCTCCCGCCCCCTTTGAACACCTGCGCTGGATCGAGCCGCACCCGTCGCTCGATTCCCCGGAGACCTTGCTCATGCCCGGCGGCGTCCACCTCGGCACCGACAAGTTCGACCACCCGGTGGTCCTCTTCCCCAACGACTGGACGATGGATTACTTCACCGAGAAAAACCCGGACCTGAAGCTGCACGCCCAACCGATCGAGTTGGCGACCACTTAG
- a CDS encoding YDG domain-containing protein, translating to MLGLTATGLDAEQTVVSNYSGASLFVVDLNTGERTELSSATLGTGPNFSSPLGTAKGSDGYLYVASRGTDSIIRVDPATGNRTTVSSSTVGTGPSFNDPWALAIEADGSILVGDQGSGFNLYRVNPTTGDRSYVAQNFASITGLWVEDDGSIIVVNIGNLNSENPIIRVDPATGAQTTVTTLAPYLNRPTALVVRPNGHYLVTNERGNNLVDVDPATGTQTLVSGDSLGTGDSLSSCYALSITNAGDIFVASYGRNTIYSIDPATGDRTAVSSSSVGSGPAFNGLLSIMGAAVTSVVGPSNTAPTDIALSSSSVNQSSGTNATVGTLSTTDADSGDSHTYTLVAGTGDTHNASFNINSDSLRANDASALAAGSYSVRVQTDDGTDTYAESFTITVVDDVAPAAPSTPDLSSVSDSGTSNSDNTTNDTTPTLTGTAEAGTTVTLYDTDGTTALGSGIATGGNWSITTSVLSEGTHTVTAKSSDTAGNTSVASSGLAVTIDTTAPAFTSATTANATYGTSVSFSVTASGSPTAFSTASMPFGLALNSSTGAVTGSPSSAGSSAATITVTDLAGNTAQQTLTIAVARKPVTLIGLGVADKVYDATNAGTFNSTPLVDGSVFGDDVYFDDTSATATFASPNIGSGIAVTVAGFGLSGTDAGNYALSQPTGFTANITAKPLTITGVTAEHKVYDGNNTATLDVSAASLVGAISGDDVNLYPNAATGTFASTSVGTGITVTTADFQLAGTANGNYTLTQPSTSANITARPLTVTGITAQSKEYDATDVATFDFSGAALQNSVSGDNVSLDSSSASGAFANASIGTAKTVTLSGLGLSGTTAGNYTLTTPTGFTANITAKALTITGVTAEHKTYDGNNTATLDVSAASLVGVISGDDVSLYPNAATGSFASTSVGTGITVTTADFQLAGTANGNYTLTQPSTSANITARPLTVTGITAQSKEYDATDVATFDFSGAALQNSVSGDDVSLDSSSAAGAFANASIGTTKTVTLSGLGLSGTAAGNYTLTKPTGFTANITAKALTITGVTAEHKTYDGNNTATLDVSAASLVGAISGDDVSLDTNAATGTFASTSVGTGITVTTADFQLAGTASGNYTLSQPSTSANITAAGITVSGLVANAKVYDASVDATIDYSGIAYTGIIGSDDVSLDQSSVTATFADKTIGTAKPVSLTGSALTGAAAGNYTLTMPSDLSADITAATLTLTGLAVETKAYDGTRTATLDTSAASLNGVQGSDTVSPDYANVTLTFDTATAGVDKHVARTELTLTGADSGNYTLTDPDGLLGAITPVAVVVSAENINRPYGDPNPALVPTYTGLITGEDASVLTGAPVLSTDATRTSAIGDYTITVGLGTLDSTNYTFSAANAQFTIDPGYHFADTDRDYTIGLSELLRMIELYNYREGYRRTGAYQSDDTTTDRYAPGDGERLLPHTADSNGDGQLSLIELTRVIELYNTREGGTRTGAYHYRGTTEDGFAPGPELNR from the coding sequence GTGTTGGGCCTCACAGCGACCGGGCTAGACGCTGAGCAAACCGTCGTTTCCAACTACTCCGGCGCCTCCCTTTTTGTCGTCGATCTCAACACCGGCGAGCGCACCGAGCTATCCTCCGCCACGCTCGGCACCGGCCCAAATTTCAGCTCCCCTTTGGGCACTGCCAAAGGGAGTGACGGTTACCTCTACGTAGCCAGCCGCGGCACCGACTCCATCATCCGGGTCGATCCGGCCACCGGCAACCGCACCACCGTCTCCTCCAGCACCGTCGGCACCGGTCCCTCCTTCAATGATCCGTGGGCTCTGGCCATTGAGGCCGACGGCAGTATCCTGGTTGGCGACCAAGGCAGCGGCTTCAATCTCTACCGCGTCAACCCCACCACCGGCGACCGCTCCTACGTCGCGCAGAACTTTGCCTCTATCACCGGCCTGTGGGTCGAAGACGACGGGAGCATTATCGTCGTCAACATCGGGAATCTGAATTCCGAGAACCCCATCATTCGCGTCGATCCTGCCACGGGCGCCCAAACCACCGTCACCACCCTCGCGCCTTATTTGAACCGCCCCACGGCCTTGGTGGTTCGTCCCAATGGCCACTACCTGGTGACCAACGAAAGAGGGAACAACCTCGTCGATGTCGACCCTGCCACCGGCACCCAAACCCTCGTCTCGGGAGATTCGCTGGGCACCGGTGACTCCTTGAGCTCCTGCTACGCTCTGTCGATCACGAATGCCGGCGACATCTTCGTCGCTTCCTACGGCCGGAACACGATCTATTCGATCGACCCCGCTACCGGCGACCGCACCGCCGTTTCCAGTTCCAGCGTTGGATCCGGGCCCGCCTTCAACGGCTTGCTTTCCATCATGGGCGCCGCCGTCACCTCCGTGGTCGGCCCCAGCAACACCGCCCCCACCGACATCGCTCTGAGCTCGAGCTCCGTGAATCAGTCCAGCGGCACCAACGCCACCGTGGGCACCCTCTCCACCACCGATGCCGACAGCGGCGACAGCCACACTTACACGTTGGTCGCGGGCACTGGCGACACGCACAACGCGTCTTTCAACATCAACAGCGACAGCCTCCGCGCCAATGACGCCTCCGCCCTCGCTGCCGGTTCCTACTCCGTGCGCGTCCAAACCGACGACGGCACCGACACCTACGCCGAGAGCTTCACCATCACCGTGGTCGATGACGTCGCCCCCGCCGCTCCCTCCACGCCCGACCTGAGCAGCGTCTCCGACTCCGGCACCTCCAATTCCGACAACACCACCAACGACACAACTCCCACCCTCACGGGCACCGCCGAAGCCGGCACCACCGTGACGCTCTATGATACCGACGGCACCACGGCCCTCGGCTCCGGGATCGCCACCGGCGGCAATTGGTCCATCACCACCTCGGTCCTCTCCGAGGGAACTCACACCGTCACCGCCAAAAGCTCCGATACCGCCGGCAACACCTCCGTCGCCTCCAGCGGACTCGCCGTGACCATCGACACGACCGCGCCGGCCTTCACCAGCGCAACCACCGCCAACGCCACCTACGGCACCTCCGTCAGCTTCTCAGTCACCGCCTCCGGCAGCCCCACCGCCTTCAGCACCGCCAGCATGCCGTTCGGCCTCGCGCTCAACAGCTCCACCGGCGCCGTAACCGGGTCGCCGTCATCGGCTGGCTCCTCCGCCGCGACCATCACCGTCACCGACCTCGCGGGCAACACCGCCCAACAAACCCTCACCATCGCCGTCGCCCGCAAACCGGTGACGCTCATCGGTCTCGGCGTGGCCGACAAGGTCTACGATGCCACCAACGCTGGCACCTTCAACAGCACGCCACTCGTCGACGGCTCCGTCTTCGGCGACGACGTCTACTTCGATGACACCAGCGCCACGGCCACCTTCGCCTCACCCAACATCGGCTCAGGCATCGCGGTCACCGTCGCGGGCTTCGGTCTCTCCGGCACCGATGCGGGCAACTACGCGCTGAGCCAACCCACCGGTTTCACCGCCAACATCACGGCCAAGCCTCTCACCATCACCGGCGTCACCGCGGAGCACAAAGTCTACGACGGCAACAACACCGCCACCCTCGACGTCAGCGCCGCCTCCCTCGTCGGCGCGATCTCCGGCGACGATGTGAACCTCTACCCGAACGCCGCCACCGGCACCTTCGCTTCCACGTCGGTCGGCACCGGCATCACCGTGACCACCGCCGACTTCCAATTGGCCGGCACCGCCAACGGTAACTACACCCTCACCCAGCCGTCCACCTCCGCCAACATCACCGCGCGGCCGCTCACCGTCACCGGCATCACCGCCCAGTCCAAGGAATACGACGCCACCGATGTCGCCACCTTCGACTTCTCCGGTGCCGCGCTGCAAAACAGCGTATCCGGCGACAACGTGAGCCTCGATTCCAGCTCCGCCTCCGGTGCCTTTGCCAACGCCTCCATCGGCACGGCCAAGACCGTGACCCTCTCCGGCCTCGGCCTCAGCGGCACCACCGCGGGCAACTACACCCTCACCACGCCCACCGGGTTCACCGCCAACATCACCGCCAAAGCGCTCACCATCACCGGCGTCACCGCGGAGCACAAAACCTACGACGGTAACAACACCGCCACGCTCGACGTCAGCGCCGCCTCCCTCGTCGGCGTGATCTCCGGCGACGACGTCTCCCTCTACCCGAACGCCGCCACCGGCAGCTTCGCTTCCACGTCGGTCGGCACCGGCATCACCGTGACCACCGCCGACTTCCAATTGGCTGGCACCGCCAACGGTAACTACACCCTCACCCAGCCGTCCACCTCCGCCAACATCACCGCGCGGCCGCTCACCGTCACCGGCATCACCGCCCAGTCCAAGGAATACGACGCCACCGACGTCGCCACCTTCGACTTCTCCGGCGCCGCGCTGCAAAACAGCGTTTCCGGCGACGACGTGAGCCTCGATTCCAGCTCCGCGGCCGGTGCCTTTGCCAACGCCTCCATCGGCACGACCAAGACCGTGACCCTCTCCGGCCTCGGTCTCAGCGGCACCGCCGCCGGCAACTACACGCTCACCAAGCCCACCGGTTTCACCGCCAACATCACCGCCAAGGCTCTCACCATCACCGGCGTCACCGCGGAGCACAAAACCTACGACGGCAACAACACCGCCACGCTCGACGTCAGCGCCGCCTCCCTCGTCGGCGCGATCTCCGGCGACGATGTGTCCCTCGACACCAACGCCGCCACCGGCACCTTCGCCTCCACGTCGGTCGGCACCGGCATCACCGTGACCACCGCCGACTTCCAATTGGCCGGCACCGCCAGCGGTAACTACACCCTCTCCCAGCCGTCCACCTCCGCCAACATCACCGCCGCCGGCATCACCGTCAGTGGTCTGGTGGCCAACGCCAAGGTCTACGATGCCTCCGTCGATGCCACCATCGACTACAGCGGCATCGCCTACACCGGCATCATTGGCTCCGACGACGTCTCGCTTGACCAAAGCAGCGTCACCGCGACCTTCGCCGACAAAACGATTGGCACCGCCAAACCCGTTTCTCTCACCGGCTCCGCTCTCACCGGTGCCGCCGCCGGCAACTACACCCTCACCATGCCGAGCGACCTGAGCGCCGACATCACTGCGGCGACACTCACGCTCACCGGCCTCGCCGTGGAGACCAAAGCCTACGACGGCACGCGCACCGCGACGCTCGACACTTCGGCCGCTTCGCTCAACGGCGTGCAGGGTTCCGACACGGTGTCGCCGGACTACGCCAACGTCACGCTCACCTTCGACACCGCCACCGCCGGCGTCGACAAACACGTCGCGCGCACCGAGCTCACCCTCACCGGCGCCGATAGCGGAAACTACACGCTCACCGACCCCGATGGTCTCCTCGGCGCCATCACTCCTGTGGCCGTCGTCGTTTCGGCGGAAAATATCAATCGTCCCTACGGCGATCCCAACCCCGCCCTGGTGCCCACCTACACCGGCCTCATCACCGGCGAGGACGCCAGTGTGTTGACCGGCGCTCCTGTGCTCTCGACCGACGCCACCCGCACCAGCGCCATCGGCGATTACACCATCACCGTGGGCCTCGGCACCCTCGACTCGACCAACTACACCTTCTCAGCCGCCAATGCGCAGTTCACCATCGATCCCGGCTATCACTTCGCCGACACCGATCGCGACTACACCATCGGTCTCTCCGAGCTGCTGCGGATGATCGAGCTCTACAACTACCGCGAAGGCTATCGTCGCACCGGCGCCTACCAATCCGACGACACCACCACCGATCGCTACGCCCCCGGCGACGGCGAACGATTGTTACCACACACCGCCGACTCCAACGGCGACGGACAACTCAGCCTCATCGAGCTGACCCGCGTGATCGAACTCTACAACACCCGCGAAGGCGGCACCCGCACGGGCGCCTACCACTACCGCGGCACGACCGAGGACGGCTTTGCCCCGGGCCCCGAGCTCAACCGCTAA